One Longimicrobium terrae genomic window, ACCTCACGATCTCGCTCTTTACCGTCGTACTGGCGGTCATGCAGATCGTCTACGGGCCGCTGACGGACCGGCGCGGGCGGCGCGCGGTGCTCGTGCCCGGGCTGGTGCTGTACGCGGTCGCGTCCGTCGCTTGCGCGTTTTCGCCCAGCGCGCCGGCGCTGCTGGCCAGCCGCGCGCTCCAGGCCGTGGGCATCGCCGCCGGCTCCGTCGTGGCCACCACCGTCATCGCCGACCTGTTCACCGGCGCCGCGCGCGGCCGGGCGATGGGGACGTTTCAGATGCTGGTGGCCATGGGGTCGGTGATCGGGCCCGTAGTCGGCGGGGCCGTGGCGGTGCACTTTGGCTTTCGCGGCATCTTTCTCCTCTTGGCGGCCATTGGCGTCGTGCTCGCGCTGGCGCAGATGGCGCTCCTTCCCGAGACGCGCCCCGACGGCATGGGCGAGCCGCGGCGCATGCGGCTGGCCGATTTCGCGCGCATCCTCGGTGACGCGCGCGGGTCGGCGGTCATCCTGCTCGGCATCGTGCAGTACTACGCCTACTACTGCTTTCTCGTCTTTCTCCCCGAAATCCTCCGCGAGCGCTACCGGCTTACGGCGGACCGGACCGGGCTCGCGTTTCTTCCGCTGTCGCTCGGCGTGGTCATCGGCAGCTTTGCGGGCGGACGGCTGCAGGCGCGATTCAACGGGCCGCGCATGCTGGTCGTCACTTCGCTGCTCAACGCGGCGTCGCTGCTGCTCTTCATCTTCCTTTCCGGATGGTCGCTCCCGGCGCTGCTGGTCGGCGGCGGGGTGTTCGGGCTGCTGCTCGGCCTGTCGCTCCCGGTGCAGACCACCATCCTGGCCGACGCCTTTGTCCGCGACCGCGCGACGGCCATTGGCGTGTACAACTTCGGCCGCTATCTCGGCATGGCCGCCGGGCCCATGCTCGGCGCAGTCCTCTTTCACCGCGGGGGCGTGCCGCTGCTCTTCGGGTTCGGTGGATTGGTATTCGCCGCCTCCGCCTGGATCGCCAGTCGCCGCATGGCCTTGGCCCCGACCGCCTGATCGCGTTCCGTAGAAGCTCGCCCTCTGCGCGGGCTCGCCGTGCCGCGCGTGGGCTGAGTCCATGAACAGACGCGCAGCAGACAGGTGTGCCGGCGGGCCTCGTCGCCGACGCGCCGCCTTCCGTGCGTCGGATGGCGTGTTCTGAGGATGAGGATGGATGATGAACAGCCGCGCGCACCGCGATCCATCATCCGGGAAACCGAAAGGTGTCCTCTCCCAAAATGCGGATGAACTCAGCGCGGTCGCCTGCCCGCGGCCCCGCCCGCGCAGTGCCGCGCGGCATTCCTGGCGCATGGTGCGGGATTGGCGGATGATGTTCATCGCCGAACACGAACCTGCCGCCTGACGAGAGCGTGCAAGCAACGGCGAATTCCTTCGCTCCTGGAGCGGACTCGCCGCCGATCACCATGCTCACTCCGCGACGGGCACCGGCTGACGAGCTCTGACGAACAGATGGCCAACGCACGGCTGTCGAACGCACATCATCAACAACACGAAAGAGATACGGATGCTGCTGAACGGAAAGGTCGCGCTGGTTACCGGCGCGTCGCGGGGAATCGGGGCCGCCATCGCGCGGGAACTGGCTGCGCAGGGCGCGGCGGTGGGCGTCAACTATTTCAGCAGCCAGGCCGCGGCGGATGATGTCGTCGCGTCGATCCGCTCAGCCGGCGGGCGGGCAGTCGCGCTCGCCGCCGACGTGCGCGACGCCAGCGCCGTCCGCGTGATGGCCGATCGTGTAGCAGAGGAGTTCGGCGGCGTGGACATCCTGGTCAACAACGCGCTCCACAACTACCGCTTCGACCCCATCGCCAACGTCCCCTTCGCGCGGATGGAGTGGAGCGGCTTTCAGGACCAGATCGACGGAACCGTTCACGCCGCCGTGAACACCTGCCAGGCCGTGCTCCCGCACTTTCGCGCGCGCGGCGGCGGGCGGATCATCAACATCCTCACCAACCTGATCACCAATCCCGTGGTGCAGTACCACGCCTACACCACGGCCAAGAGCGCCATGCTCGGCTTCAGCCGCAACCTGGCGGCGGAACTGGGGCCGGAGAACGTCACCGTCAACATGGTCGCGGGCGGGCTCATCATGACCACCGCCGCGTCGGAGCCCACCACGCCGGAAGTGCAGGAGATCGTGCGCGGCTCCACCCCGCTGCGCCGGCTGGGCCAGCCCGACGACATCGCGCGCGCCGTCGCCGCCCTCGCCTCGGACCTGATGGGCTTCGCCACCGGCCAGTACATCGCCGTCGACGGCGGCCTCACCATGCCGTGAACCGCCGCCGCATGCACCCGTGGCGGGTGCGCGGTATCGTCGATGACAGACGGGCCTCTGAGGCTTCCACCAGATCGTGTGGCGGTGCCGCTGGCCGGCGCCCGTGCTGAGTTCATCCGCATTTTTGGGAGGGGACGCCTTTCGGTTTTCGGGCGGGGATCCGGGGCGTGCGCGGCTGGTCATCATCATCCATCCCACACCCGACGCGCCATCCGCCACACGATGGGCGGCGTGACGCGCGGGAGCCTGCCGACACACTACCTGCCGCGCGTCTGTTAGCGGATTATGGGTGCGCGGGCAGTGTGGGATGCGCGCCGGACCGATCCGGGCGGCTGATCGAGCGGTGGCGGATGCGGGATGATCAGCGCGGGAATGACGATCGGCCCGGCACCCTGAGCGGGGGCCGGGCCGATCGTCATCCATCCACAAACGACGAACTGCCTATGCGGCTTCGTCGGGGAGCGAGGCGCGGCGGGCGGGGGTGCGGCGCAGCGAGTCGAGCTGGGCCATGTCATCCTCCCACACGGACTTGAGGATAGGATGCCGCTCCATGTACTCGCGCAGCCCGCCGACCAGCGCATCCAGGTTTACCCCCTCGAAGTCCTCCGCGAAGCTGGCGGTGATCGCCTGCCCGTCATCGGCGAGCGCGTCGGTGGTGCTCTGCGCATCGCCCAGCCACACCACGCGCCC contains:
- a CDS encoding SDR family oxidoreductase; this encodes MLLNGKVALVTGASRGIGAAIARELAAQGAAVGVNYFSSQAAADDVVASIRSAGGRAVALAADVRDASAVRVMADRVAEEFGGVDILVNNALHNYRFDPIANVPFARMEWSGFQDQIDGTVHAAVNTCQAVLPHFRARGGGRIINILTNLITNPVVQYHAYTTAKSAMLGFSRNLAAELGPENVTVNMVAGGLIMTTAASEPTTPEVQEIVRGSTPLRRLGQPDDIARAVAALASDLMGFATGQYIAVDGGLTMP
- a CDS encoding MFS transporter, with product MTSVPDTAAPARRFRVPPSALVVLVSMAAFMGPFTQTVYTPILPDLGRRFHTSVFVVNLTISLFTVVLAVMQIVYGPLTDRRGRRAVLVPGLVLYAVASVACAFSPSAPALLASRALQAVGIAAGSVVATTVIADLFTGAARGRAMGTFQMLVAMGSVIGPVVGGAVAVHFGFRGIFLLLAAIGVVLALAQMALLPETRPDGMGEPRRMRLADFARILGDARGSAVILLGIVQYYAYYCFLVFLPEILRERYRLTADRTGLAFLPLSLGVVIGSFAGGRLQARFNGPRMLVVTSLLNAASLLLFIFLSGWSLPALLVGGGVFGLLLGLSLPVQTTILADAFVRDRATAIGVYNFGRYLGMAAGPMLGAVLFHRGGVPLLFGFGGLVFAASAWIASRRMALAPTA